Below is a genomic region from Stutzerimonas stutzeri.
TCGACCTTGCCTGCAGCCGTGATGGTGAAGGCGAGCTTGATGTGGCCCTCGATGCCGCGCTGACGTGCGCGATAGGGATACTCCGGGCGCACATCGTTGAGCGGCATGACTTCCTGCTCGGGGCCGGACTGACCCGCCGTTTCGGCCGCCGACGGGGCCGCTGGCGCAGGCGGTGCTGCCGGGGCGGACGCTGCCGTCAGCCCGGCGAGACTAGGCGCGGGCGCGCTGGCCACTGAGACACCGATATCGAGTTTCGGCAGAGGCAGGTCGAGCTTGGGCAGGTTGGCAGTCGGGCTGGCCATGCTCGGTGTCGGCGGCGTGGGCGGCTGCGGTGTCTTCGGCTGAGGCGGTTGCGGTGCCTGCTGCCGCGAGCGTGTCGCGGCACTTTCGTCACGGCTATCCATCCGCACGAAATTGGCGATGGCCACCGGATCGTCCGTTACCTCGCTACGCGGCGGGTTGACCATGCTCAACATCAGCGCGAACAACAGCAACGCCACCACACAGGCGGCGACGAAGGACAACCCGACCCGGGCCAGTCCGCGCGCCATCATGGCGCTCCCGACGTGGCAGCAAGGGCTACGTCCTGAACCCCGGCCATTCGCGCCTGATCCATGACCTGAACCACCAGGCCGGTTCGGGCGTCCTGATCGGCCTGCACCACCACGGCGCCGTCGGGCTGGTCGACGCGCATGCGCTCGACATGTGCGCGTACGCTGCGCACATCCACGGCCTGCTTGTCGATCCAGACCTGGCCGTCGGCAGTCACCGCGATCAGGATATTGCCCTTGTCCTGGGCGCTGGCCGTGTCGGCCTGGGGCCGCTGAACCTCGACACCCGACTCCTTGATAAAGGAGCTGGTGACGATAAAGAAGATCAGCATGATGAAGACCACATCGAGCATCGGTGTCAGGTCGATGCCGGTGTCTTCTTCCTGCTGGTAGTGGTGACGACGCATGCGCATCCGGTAATCCTCAATCGTGACGCAGCTGGTCGGCCAGCCGGTCGAGAGCCTGGCGCGAAATACGTTCGAGACGCGCCAGGCTGAACAGTCCAGTGATGGCCAGCACCATGCCGGCCATGGTCGGCAGGGTCGCCTGCCAGACGCCAGCGGCCATGCCGCGGGGATTGCCGGTGCCGTTGAGCGCCAGCACATCGAAGACCGCGATCATGCCGCTGACCGTGCCCAGCAGGCCGAGCAACGGATACATGGCCACCAGGGTCTTGCTCATCCGCAAGGGGCCGGCGAGCTGCTGCTGGGCCTGGGCCAGCCAGGCGCTTCGCACGGCGCGCTGCCAGTTCCCAGACTGGTGACCCAGCTGAGCCCAGGCTCGGCGCCGGCTTTCAACCCAGCGTGGAAACACCCTGCGCATGAACCACAGGCGCTCGAACACCAGCGTCCAATAGAGCACGCACAAGGCTGCCAGCGCCCACATCACCGCGCCGCCTGCCGCCATGAAGTCGAGCAGCGAGTAAGCACTGTCGACCAGGCGCAGCCATTGGCCATGCAGATCAGTCACGGCGTGGAGTTCCCGACAGGTGCAGCGCGATCAACCCGGCGCTCTGCTGTTCGAGCAGCTGGATCAGTGCCTTGCTGCGGCTGGCCAGCAGGCTGTGCAGGAACAGCAGCGGGATCGCCACCACCAGCCCCAGCACGGTAGTCACCAGCGCCTGGGAGATACCATCGGCCATCAGCCGCGAATCGCCGCCGCCACTTTGGGTGATGGCCTGGAAGGTCACGATCATGCCGGTCACGGTACCCAGCAGGCCGAGCAGCGGGGCGACGGCGCTGAGCAATTTGAGCAGCGGCTGACCGCGTTCGAGAGGCGGCGTCTCTTGCAGAATGGCCTCGTCGAGCTTGAGCTCCAGGGTTTCCAGGTCGGACAGCTGTGGTTTGGGGCCCAGCACGCCGATGATCCGCCCCAGCGGGTTGTCATCACGCGGCTGGCTGAGCTCACGGGTCTGCCGGCTCACCGCGCGCCCGACACGGGCCAGGTAGACCATGCGCCAGATGGCCAGGCACAGGCCAATGGCACCCAGAACCAGAATCACCCAGCCCACCAGCCCTCCCTGTTGGACGCGGTCCCACAGCTGTGGTTGACGCTGCAGCTGGGCCAACAGCGAACCGCGCGTGGGATCGATCGGCAAGGTAGCCAGGGCCTGGTCACTGCTCAGGTAGTCATCCACCGTGCCCATACCGTCAGGTTGGCGGCTGGGGGTCAGCAGCTCGCGGGCGTCGCTGTCATAGCGCAGGAAGCTGTCTTCGGTGAACGCCGCGAAGTTACCGACGCGCAGAACCGATCGTTCGCTGCGCTGGCCGTCAGCATCGACCACCGGCAATGCGACACGCTCGACCTGGCCGCTGGCCGTGAGGTCTTCGAGCAGGGTCATCCAGAAGCCATCCAGATCGTCCGCCGACGGCAGCGTCCGGCTTTCGGCCAACGCCTTGAGCCGCTTGAGCCGCTCCGGGTATTGGGCGTTAAGCAAGCTGTCCTGCCACTGTCCGGCAATGTCGCCGGCACTCTGGCGAACCACGCCGAAGAGTTCGCCAAGATGGCCGACCCGCTGCGCCAGCAATTTTTCCTGCTCGGCCAGCTCCGCCTCCTGGCGATCGAACTCGGCCTTCAAGCGCTCGGCTTCGGCCTTCTGCTGTTCAAGTGCTGCATTGGCCCGCGCCAGCAGCTGCGCCTGCTCGCTGCGGTTCTGGATGAACGCCTGCTCACGCGCCTGCATGGCATCCACTTCCGCGGCGCGCTCACTGCGAATCCGTTGCAGCAACTGTTCCGGCGACAGTGGCTCAGCGGCCTGGACCATCGCAGGCAGCAGCCCCATGAGCAACAGGGTCAACAAACGATTCATTGCGCAGCCTCCGTGGCCAAGGTCTTCACTGGCAGCTCCAGCCAGGCCGGGGCCTGTTGCTGACGAGCGATGGCGATGGCTTTGGTGATTGGCCGACGGGCACTGCCATCCAGCACTTCCCAAGCACGAGTTTTCGGGTTCCACCAGCCGCTCTCGTGGGCATCCAGGGTCTGGTAATAGAGCATGGTGCGACCCAGGCGCAGGAATTCGACACTGCGACTGCCGCCCTCGACGGGCAGCTCGCCGCGCCAGGCCTCCAGCGTGCGGCCGTAGTCACTCTCGATCTGGTAGGCCTCGAGGATTCGGCGGTATTTCTCGGCAAGGCTGACGTCCGCCCGGGCCTGCATGTCCTGCAGGCCGGCCAGGCGATCAGCCCTTTCATCGGCCAGGAACGGCAGGTCAGCCGCGATGAATTCTTCGAGCACCTCGATCATCCGCCCCATCTGCGGCGCAACGGCTTGCTGGGTGCGCTCGATGCTGTCCAACTGGCGCTGGAAACCGGCAAGTTCCTTGCGCTGGCCAGCGGTCAGTTCGGTCAGCTGTTCGTTATAGGCCTTCAGCGCCTCTGCCTGCTGCACCGCACTGCGGTAGTCGTTGAGCATCTGCCGGCTGGCGTCGTCGAGCTGCTCGACACGCGCTTGCGAGGCTTTCGCCTCAGCCGCCAATCGCTGGCTTTCGTCCAGCGCGGCGTCCAGCGGAGCTGCGTGGAGCTGCACACAGCATGGCAACACGACGGCCGCCAGTAGGCGGGGAATAAAGGCTTGCATTCATGGATCCTTGCAGACGAAGGTCAAACTCGAAAGAGAAACATTATCATCTACATCCGCAAGCAAAGGCAACCCGGGCAATACGTCGCAGCCCAGGCGGCGCGGGGCGTTTCGTTGAGCTGGATCAAAATCGAGGCATCGCTGCGCCCTAACATGGCGCCAACCGCAACACACCTGTCTCGATGGAGTTCCATTATGCGCAAGACCCTGTTTACCGCTTCCGTGCTGGCCGTGGCCCTCGCCGCTCCCTTCGCCCAGGCCCATCAGGCGGGTGATGTCATCGTTCGCGCTGGTGCGATCACGGTTGATCCGCGCGAAGACAGCGGCGACATCTACGTGGGCGCGCTGGCAACAAGCGTTGCCGGAACCAAGGCCACCCTCGACAGCGACACACAACTGGGCCTTAACTTCGCTTATATGGTGACCGACAAGATCGGCATCGAACTGCTCGCCGCCAGCCCTTTCACTCACAACGTAGGCGTAGCGGGAATGCCTGGCGCTTTCGCAGGTTTAAACGGCAAGCTGGGCGAGCTCAAACACCTGCCTCCGACCCTTAGCGTTGTGTACTACCCGCTCGACAGCAAGTCAGCTTTTCAACCTTATGTCGGTGCGGGTATCAACTACACGTGGTTCTTCGATGACAAACTCAGTAGTGAAGCAGAGGGTAAAGGCTTCAGTGGTCTGGACATGAAAGACTCTTGGGGACTGGCTGCGCAAGTTGGCATGGATTACATGCTGACCGACAACGTGATGGTCAACGCCCAGGTCCGCTATATCGATATCGACACCACGGGCACTACAAACTTTGCCGGAGCCAAGGTGAAAGTCGACGTCGACGTCGACCCCTTCGTCTACATGGTCGGCCTCGGCTACAAGTTCTGACATCCTAGGCACAGCCGCGTCGCAGACAAACAAAAGGCGCCAATGGCGCCTTTTGTATTCACAGCACCGCTAGAGCCCCAGCAGCTTCGCCAGCCCGTCGCGCATGCTGGTCGGTGGCTCGGGCAAGCGATAACGCTCCAATAGCCGCCCGTTGTTGGCACGCGAGTGGCGAATATCGCCCGGTCGCGGGGCTTGATGACGTACCTCTGGCAATCCGCCAAGCACTTCGCCAACCGCCTCGAGCAGTTGATTCAGCGACGTGGCGCGATTGAGCCCCACGTTCACCGCGCCCTCCCGAACGTCCGTTGCGTCCAACGCCTGGACTAGCACGTCGACCAGATCGCCTACATACAGAAAGTCACGAGTCTGCTCGCCATCGCCAAAAACGGTGATCGGCAGGCCTTTGCGTGCGCACTCGGTAAAAATGCTGATAACGCCGGAATACGGAGAGGACGGATCCTGCCGCGGCCCGAAGATATTGAAAAACCGAAAGATCACCGGCTCCAGCCCATGCTGGCGCCGATAGAAGTCCAGGTAGTGCTCGCTGGCCAGCTTGTCCACCGCATAGGGCGTCAGCGGTGACTTGGGTGTGTCCTCGTCGATCGCCTGGCCTTCACCATTGTTGCCGTAGATCGCCGCACTGGAGGCGAACACCACCCGACGCACGCCTTCGGCGCGCATCGCCTCGCAAAGGTTGAGCGTGCCGATCAGGTTGCTTTGATGTGTCCCGACCGGGTCGTCGACCGACGCCTGCACCGAGGCCACGGCCGCCAAGTGCACCACGGCCCGACAGCCCTGAACCGCCCGCCGCACGGCGGCCGCATCGGCCACATCGCCGTCCAGCACCTCCAGGCGATCACCGCCCGCCAAATTGCTGCGCTTGCCGCTGGAAAAGTTATCGAGCACCCGCACCGCATAGCCTTTTGCCAGCAACGCATCGGCCAGGTTCGAGCCGATGAAACCCGCGCCGCCGGTAATCAGGATTGGGGAATCAGCCATGACGGTAATAGCGCTCCAGCAGACTCGGCAACCCGGCGCGCCAAGCGCGCGGCTTGATGCCGAAGGTATTGAATATCTTCTTGCAGGCCAGCACGCCATGCTGAGGCTCGTCCGCCGCGTCCGAACAGGCCGCATGCGCAACAGGTGTCAGGCGCTCTACCCGCAACGAGCGATACTGCGCTGCCTCGGCCTGCAGCGCCTGCCCCACCACCAGCGGCGTGGACGCCTCGTGACCACCATAATGGTAGGTCCCCCACAGCGGCGCCTGGCAATCCAGCTGTTTGAGCACAGCCAGAATGACCCGTGCGGCGTCTTCGACCGGTGTAGGGTTGCCCCGTCGGTCATCGGCGAGACACAGCTCCTCGTCCTGTTCGAGACGTTG
It encodes:
- a CDS encoding ExbD/TolR family protein, encoding MRMRRHHYQQEEDTGIDLTPMLDVVFIMLIFFIVTSSFIKESGVEVQRPQADTASAQDKGNILIAVTADGQVWIDKQAVDVRSVRAHVERMRVDQPDGAVVVQADQDARTGLVVQVMDQARMAGVQDVALAATSGAP
- a CDS encoding MotA/TolQ/ExbB proton channel family protein, translated to MNRLLTLLLMGLLPAMVQAAEPLSPEQLLQRIRSERAAEVDAMQAREQAFIQNRSEQAQLLARANAALEQQKAEAERLKAEFDRQEAELAEQEKLLAQRVGHLGELFGVVRQSAGDIAGQWQDSLLNAQYPERLKRLKALAESRTLPSADDLDGFWMTLLEDLTASGQVERVALPVVDADGQRSERSVLRVGNFAAFTEDSFLRYDSDARELLTPSRQPDGMGTVDDYLSSDQALATLPIDPTRGSLLAQLQRQPQLWDRVQQGGLVGWVILVLGAIGLCLAIWRMVYLARVGRAVSRQTRELSQPRDDNPLGRIIGVLGPKPQLSDLETLELKLDEAILQETPPLERGQPLLKLLSAVAPLLGLLGTVTGMIVTFQAITQSGGGDSRLMADGISQALVTTVLGLVVAIPLLFLHSLLASRSKALIQLLEQQSAGLIALHLSGTPRRD
- a CDS encoding DUF3450 domain-containing protein: MQAFIPRLLAAVVLPCCVQLHAAPLDAALDESQRLAAEAKASQARVEQLDDASRQMLNDYRSAVQQAEALKAYNEQLTELTAGQRKELAGFQRQLDSIERTQQAVAPQMGRMIEVLEEFIAADLPFLADERADRLAGLQDMQARADVSLAEKYRRILEAYQIESDYGRTLEAWRGELPVEGGSRSVEFLRLGRTMLYYQTLDAHESGWWNPKTRAWEVLDGSARRPITKAIAIARQQQAPAWLELPVKTLATEAAQ
- a CDS encoding OmpW/AlkL family protein; the protein is MRKTLFTASVLAVALAAPFAQAHQAGDVIVRAGAITVDPREDSGDIYVGALATSVAGTKATLDSDTQLGLNFAYMVTDKIGIELLAASPFTHNVGVAGMPGAFAGLNGKLGELKHLPPTLSVVYYPLDSKSAFQPYVGAGINYTWFFDDKLSSEAEGKGFSGLDMKDSWGLAAQVGMDYMLTDNVMVNAQVRYIDIDTTGTTNFAGAKVKVDVDVDPFVYMVGLGYKF
- a CDS encoding NAD-dependent epimerase/dehydratase family protein codes for the protein MADSPILITGGAGFIGSNLADALLAKGYAVRVLDNFSSGKRSNLAGGDRLEVLDGDVADAAAVRRAVQGCRAVVHLAAVASVQASVDDPVGTHQSNLIGTLNLCEAMRAEGVRRVVFASSAAIYGNNGEGQAIDEDTPKSPLTPYAVDKLASEHYLDFYRRQHGLEPVIFRFFNIFGPRQDPSSPYSGVISIFTECARKGLPITVFGDGEQTRDFLYVGDLVDVLVQALDATDVREGAVNVGLNRATSLNQLLEAVGEVLGGLPEVRHQAPRPGDIRHSRANNGRLLERYRLPEPPTSMRDGLAKLLGL
- a CDS encoding MotA/TolQ/ExbB proton channel family protein, with protein sequence MTDLHGQWLRLVDSAYSLLDFMAAGGAVMWALAALCVLYWTLVFERLWFMRRVFPRWVESRRRAWAQLGHQSGNWQRAVRSAWLAQAQQQLAGPLRMSKTLVAMYPLLGLLGTVSGMIAVFDVLALNGTGNPRGMAAGVWQATLPTMAGMVLAITGLFSLARLERISRQALDRLADQLRHD
- a CDS encoding energy transducer TonB, whose translation is MARGLARVGLSFVAACVVALLLFALMLSMVNPPRSEVTDDPVAIANFVRMDSRDESAATRSRQQAPQPPQPKTPQPPTPPTPSMASPTANLPKLDLPLPKLDIGVSVASAPAPSLAGLTAASAPAAPPAPAAPSAAETAGQSGPEQEVMPLNDVRPEYPYRARQRGIEGHIKLAFTITAAGKVENIRVLDASPPNVFDREARRAAARWRFAPRTENGSAVSREAVKTLHFRLQGER